CGAGAGCAGGAGGAAGTCCTCCTCGGCGTGGAACTCGACGACGCTGCCCGCGCCCACGTCGTTCGCCGTCGCCCACTCCTTGGGCAGGGAGACCGTGTACGTCGACCCGCCCGTCACCTGGACCTTTCGCGTCTCCATACTGGCGACTGATCGCCGAGCAATCATAAATCATGCCATGTCTATATATTCACTGGAACGATTCCTGACGTGGTCGAACCGAGACCGTTTCGATCGGAGTCTAGCGCGCTCGGCGGGCGACCGACGACTCGACCGCGAACGACTGTACGGCCCGGTCGGTTCACGGCTTTCTGCACACGCTATCGTCGAGTACGACTCCCCTCGGTTGATCCTCGGTCGATCTGGTTTCCACTGCTCGGCCCAGCGAACAGGTCGCGTTTCCGTCCGGCCGGGTATGTGAATATCTGACTATATAGATAACATAGTAGGGTATTTAGCTACTCTCGACCGATCCCCTCCTGATGCGGGAGAGAACAGTCGATCGGCGGACGGTGCTAGCCGGTATGGGTACCGCGATGACGTCGCTCGGGGGTTGTATCAGCACCAGTCCGACTCCGCCAGGGCAGTCCAACGCGGGTCAGGGCGGCGACGGATCCGGCGACGGATCGGACACAGACATACTCCGCGCCGGTGGCTCGTCGACGGTGTATCCGGTCGTCAACAAGGCAGCCTCGTACTGGACGTCCAACTACCCGACGTCGGACGAGGAGTACTGGGGTCCCGAGCAGTACGACATCTCGACGGACATGCGACTGGCCGACTACTGGGCCAGCCTGTACGGCTTCGAGACGGACGGGAACGCGACGCCGCCGTTCCGCGTCAACGTCGGTCTGAGCCACTCGGGGACCGGCCTCGAGAAGATCCAGAACGACCAGGTCGACATCGCCAACTCGAGCGCGCCGGTCAGCGCGGAGTTCCCGAACAAGAGCGAGGAGGAGCTCTCGAAGTTCACCGACCACGTCGTCGCCGTCGACGCGCAGCCGCTGGTCGTCAGCAAGCCGGTGTACGACGCCGGCGTCACGGAGCTGACGGCCGAGCAGGTCCAGGCGATCTACCGCGGCGAGGTGACGGACTGGACCGAGATCGACGCCTACGACGGACCCGAGCGGGAGATCCAGACCGTCGGCCGGTCTGAGGGGTCGGGGACGGACACCGCGTTCCGGACCAACATGCTCGGCGGCCCGAACGCCGCGATGGACGGCGTCGACGTCCGGAAGGGACAGAACCAGCAGGTCAAGAGCCTCGTCTCCCGGTCGAACAACGCCATCGCGTACATGGCGCTGGCGTTCGTCGACGACTCCGTGCCCGCCATCTCGCTCACCTTCGAGGGCACGACGTACACTCCCGGGGAGAACCTCTCCGATCCCGACTACCCGCTCTCGCGCGACCTGCACTGTTACACGTGGGACGGAACCTCGAAGATGGAGGCCGCGTTCCTCCGCATGGTCATAAGCGACTTCGGTCAGGAGAACTTCGCTAAACCTGCGGGCTACTCGGCGCTCACCGACGAGCGCCAGGAAGCACAGCTCTCGAAGCTCCCCGAACCAGAGCAATGACGACGACCGCCTCCATCGAGGAGATCGATCCGGAGGAACTCGCCGTCGGCGCCATCGGGACGATCCTCCTGGTGGCCGCCTTCGGCGCGTTCCTGACCGTCCCCTCGATGACGAAGTGGTTCCTCCTCGCGTTCGCAGTGGCGTCGCTGGTCGGGCTCTACGCACGACAGGCGACGACCGTGAAGTTCCTCATGCTCGTGGCCACCGTCTCGACGGTGGTCATACTGGGTCTCATCACCGTCTATCTCGTCTGGACGGCAATCCCCGTCGTCGTCCACATGGGCCCCGATATCTTCCTGCAGTGGAGCGAACCCTTCTGGGACACGGGCGCCGGCTACTACTCGCTGTTCCCCATGATGTGGGGGACGTTCGTGACGACGATCATCGCGACGCTCATCGCGGCGCCGCTGGGCGTCGCCGGCGCGGTCTTCATCAGCGAACTCGCGCCCGGCAGCGTCCGCGAGGTCGTGAAACCCGGCGTCGAGATGCTCGCCGGTATCCCGTCGATCGTCTACGGGTACATCGGCTACACCGTTCTCAACCCCTACATGATTAACGAGCTCAACGTGCCGAAGTTCGGGTCGCTGTTCATCACCGGTCTGGTCATCGGCATCATGGCGCTGCCGACCGTTGTCTCGGTGGCGGAGGACGCCATCGCGAGCGTCCCGTCACCGATGAAAGACGGCGCGCTCGCGCTGGGCGCCACGGACTGGCAGACGACGACCAGCGTGACGCTCCCGGCGGCGTTCTCGGGGATCTCGGCGGCCGTGCTGCTGGGGATCGGCCGCGCGGTCGGTGAGACCATGGCCGCGACCGTCATCCTGGGTAACGTGGTTCAACTCCCGCAACCGCTGATCGACGTGTTCGGCAACACCATCACGCTGACGAGCCTGATCGCGAGCCAGTACGGTCCCGCGACGGGCGACGAGTACCACATGTCGGCGCTGTTCGCGGCCGGCGTCGTCCTGTTCGTCACCGTGATGGCGATGTCGCTCACGTCGCAGTACATCGAACGGCGGATGCGCCAGCGCCTAGGTGGTGCGACATGAGCACCGACGACGCCGCGCAGACGCCCGAGTTCGTCACCCACAGGACGGCGGCCTCCGAACGCGTCGCGGCGGGACTCGTCGGCCTGGCGGTGCTGACCGCGGTCGCCGGCCTGCTCTCGCTGTTCACGGTGCTCCCCGTCACGGCGACCGCCGGCGGCGTCACGGTCGCGACGCTGTTCGGCCTCTCGCTGCTCGTCCTCGGCGTCGGGATCCTCGGGTTCGGCGCCGCCTCGGCGACCGGCGCCGTCGCGACGGACCCCGACCACACGGGCGGACTCCTCGCGGCAGTGCTCTACGGACTCGTCTGGCTCGTCACCGGCGGTCTCGTCGCCGCTCAGGGGCTCGGGCTCTCGACGCTGTGGCCGGTCGTCGCGCTGATCTTCGGCGCGGGCGCGGGCGCGCTGGCGCTGCTCGTCCGCGAGGACGTCGGCACCACCGTCCCCGCGGGCGCCTTCCTGCTGCTCGGCGGTCTGGTCGTCTCCGGCCTCGTCGGTCCGGGGTGGGAGTGGTCGCCCGAGGCCTTCTCGGTCACGCTGACGCCCGCCGTCGCCGTTCCGGCGCTGACCATCGTCGGCGGCGTCCTCGGTGGCTGGACGGCCGCACGCGCCTACGCCGGGTTCGGCGCCAACGGCCGTCAGAAGGGCGCGTACGCGCTGGTCGGCGCAAACGCCGTGGGCATGCTCCTGCTCCCCGGTGCCATCGTCGCGCTCATCGTGGCGAAGGGTGCGGCGCGCCTGTTCCAGGGACTCGAGATCGGCCTGTTCTGGGGGAACTGGACGTGGTTCTACGTCCCCGGCCTCGAGGAGTACGTCATCTTCGAGGGGCCGATCCTCTGGTTCTACTGGCCGTTCGTCATGGAGGGCGCGTCGCTCGGACCGACGGCCAACGGCGTCCTGCCGGCGATCCTCGGGACGGTGTGGGTCGTGGCCGGCGCGATCATCTTCGCCGTCCCGCTGGGCGTCGGCGCTGCCGTCTTCCTCACGGAGTACGCCGAACAGGGCCGGTTCACCGGGCTGGTCGAGGTGTCGACGAACGGCCTCTGGAGCACCCCGAGCATCGTGTACGGTCTGTTCGGACTGGCCTTCCTCGTGCCGCGGATCGGGAACCAGAGCACCCTCATCACCGGCCAGCTCGTGCTCGGGTTCATGCTGCTGCCGCTGGTCATCATCACGAGCCGGGAGTCGCTCAAGTCGGTCCCCGACGAGTACCGGGACGCGAGCGCGGCCCTCGGCGTGAGCAAGTGGCAGACGATCCGGAGCGTCGTCCTGCCGGCGGCCATCCCCGGCGTCATCACGGGGATCATCCTCGGCGTCGGCCGGATCGCGGGCGAGACGGCGCCCATCCTGCTGGTGATGGTCTCCAACCCGTTCCCCCAGCGGGCGGTCGGCGTCGTCCAGGGCGGGTTCTCGTTCACCGGTCAGTTCCCGTTCGTGTCCCTCCCGGCGATCGATCTGGTGCAGTCGAGCACCGCCCTGCCCTACCAGCTGTTCGCCATCATCACGGCCGGCGTCGGCGAGACGCAGGCGTTCGGCTGGGCGACGGCACTGGTCCTGTTGCTCGTCGTGATGGGCTTCTACGCCGTCGGCGTCGGATCGCGGATCTACTTCAGGAGGAAACTCAACCAATGAGCGACAATCAGTTCACAGCCGAGCCGCAGAGCGAACCGACCGCAGACGGTGTCGAGACGACCACCGAGCCCGGGCCCGGGACCGACGAGGTCGGCGACGTCGAGGACGCCTGGACGGAGTACTCGTTCCAGGGAGATCCGAAGCTCTCCGTCGAGAACCTCGACGTCTACTACGGCGACGAGCACGCGCTGCACGACGTCTCCATCGACATTCCCGAGGAGAGCGTGACGGCGCTGATCGGCCCATCGGGCTGCGGGAAGTCGACGTTCCTGCGGTGTCTCAACCGGATGAACGACCGGATCAACGCGGCCCGCGTCGACGGCTCCGTCGAGCTCGACGGGGCCGAGATCTACCAGGACGGCGTCGACCTGGTCGAACTCCGCAAGCGCGTGGGGATGGTGTTCCAGGCACCCAACCCCTTCCCGAAGTCGATCCGGGACAA
This genomic interval from Halomicrobium urmianum contains the following:
- a CDS encoding PstS family phosphate ABC transporter substrate-binding protein → MRERTVDRRTVLAGMGTAMTSLGGCISTSPTPPGQSNAGQGGDGSGDGSDTDILRAGGSSTVYPVVNKAASYWTSNYPTSDEEYWGPEQYDISTDMRLADYWASLYGFETDGNATPPFRVNVGLSHSGTGLEKIQNDQVDIANSSAPVSAEFPNKSEEELSKFTDHVVAVDAQPLVVSKPVYDAGVTELTAEQVQAIYRGEVTDWTEIDAYDGPEREIQTVGRSEGSGTDTAFRTNMLGGPNAAMDGVDVRKGQNQQVKSLVSRSNNAIAYMALAFVDDSVPAISLTFEGTTYTPGENLSDPDYPLSRDLHCYTWDGTSKMEAAFLRMVISDFGQENFAKPAGYSALTDERQEAQLSKLPEPEQ
- the pstC gene encoding phosphate ABC transporter permease subunit PstC → MTTTASIEEIDPEELAVGAIGTILLVAAFGAFLTVPSMTKWFLLAFAVASLVGLYARQATTVKFLMLVATVSTVVILGLITVYLVWTAIPVVVHMGPDIFLQWSEPFWDTGAGYYSLFPMMWGTFVTTIIATLIAAPLGVAGAVFISELAPGSVREVVKPGVEMLAGIPSIVYGYIGYTVLNPYMINELNVPKFGSLFITGLVIGIMALPTVVSVAEDAIASVPSPMKDGALALGATDWQTTTSVTLPAAFSGISAAVLLGIGRAVGETMAATVILGNVVQLPQPLIDVFGNTITLTSLIASQYGPATGDEYHMSALFAAGVVLFVTVMAMSLTSQYIERRMRQRLGGAT
- the pstA gene encoding phosphate ABC transporter permease PstA, which translates into the protein MSTDDAAQTPEFVTHRTAASERVAAGLVGLAVLTAVAGLLSLFTVLPVTATAGGVTVATLFGLSLLVLGVGILGFGAASATGAVATDPDHTGGLLAAVLYGLVWLVTGGLVAAQGLGLSTLWPVVALIFGAGAGALALLVREDVGTTVPAGAFLLLGGLVVSGLVGPGWEWSPEAFSVTLTPAVAVPALTIVGGVLGGWTAARAYAGFGANGRQKGAYALVGANAVGMLLLPGAIVALIVAKGAARLFQGLEIGLFWGNWTWFYVPGLEEYVIFEGPILWFYWPFVMEGASLGPTANGVLPAILGTVWVVAGAIIFAVPLGVGAAVFLTEYAEQGRFTGLVEVSTNGLWSTPSIVYGLFGLAFLVPRIGNQSTLITGQLVLGFMLLPLVIITSRESLKSVPDEYRDASAALGVSKWQTIRSVVLPAAIPGVITGIILGVGRIAGETAPILLVMVSNPFPQRAVGVVQGGFSFTGQFPFVSLPAIDLVQSSTALPYQLFAIITAGVGETQAFGWATALVLLLVVMGFYAVGVGSRIYFRRKLNQ